One sulfur-oxidizing endosymbiont of Gigantopelta aegis genomic region harbors:
- a CDS encoding PilT/PilU family type 4a pilus ATPase — protein sequence MDITKFLQLMVDEEASDIFFSTHASVSMKVMGKIRPVSKQTLSSSQIESILSKLVDEEQLQEFHDTLELNFAISVSEVGRFRANAFRQRGDIAMVIRHIKTDIPTTEQMHLPSTLNDLVASKNGLIMVVGATGSGKSTTLAAMVGYRNSNIGGHILTIEDPVEFIHAHKKAIVNQREVGLDTLSYGNALKNAMREAPDVILIGEVRDAETMEHAMAYADTGHLCLTTLHASNAIQALDRIFNFFPKNAHRQLSEDLSRNLRAIISQRLIPGKDGNLYPAVEILINTPYVTEILQQSKLEKLPEAMEQGSKYGMATFDDVLYRMYKAGTIDVKTALEYADSYNNLQLKIRMSDGSAGDEVFTDIDF from the coding sequence ATGGATATCACTAAATTTCTACAACTGATGGTCGATGAAGAAGCCTCTGATATTTTCTTCAGTACCCATGCTTCCGTATCAATGAAAGTAATGGGAAAAATCAGACCCGTCAGTAAGCAAACATTAAGCTCATCTCAAATCGAATCCATCCTCTCTAAGCTCGTTGATGAAGAACAACTGCAGGAATTTCATGACACGCTGGAATTAAATTTTGCTATTTCAGTCTCTGAAGTGGGTCGTTTTCGTGCCAATGCTTTTCGCCAGCGCGGTGACATTGCTATGGTTATCCGCCATATTAAAACCGATATTCCAACTACTGAACAGATGCATCTGCCTTCAACACTCAATGATCTAGTCGCCAGCAAAAATGGTCTCATTATGGTTGTCGGTGCGACTGGCTCAGGAAAATCAACAACTTTAGCCGCCATGGTCGGTTATCGAAATTCCAATATTGGCGGCCATATTCTCACTATTGAAGATCCGGTAGAGTTTATTCACGCTCATAAAAAAGCCATTGTAAATCAGCGGGAAGTGGGACTTGATACCCTAAGTTATGGCAATGCTCTGAAAAATGCCATGCGTGAAGCACCCGATGTTATTCTCATTGGCGAAGTGCGTGATGCAGAAACCATGGAACACGCAATGGCCTATGCTGATACGGGACATCTCTGTTTAACCACCTTACACGCCAGCAATGCCATTCAGGCGTTGGATCGCATTTTTAACTTTTTTCCTAAAAATGCGCATCGACAATTGTCGGAAGATTTATCACGTAACTTACGTGCAATTATTTCTCAGCGCTTGATTCCCGGTAAGGATGGCAATTTATACCCCGCAGTGGAAATATTGATCAACACCCCTTATGTCACGGAAATTTTACAACAAAGTAAATTAGAAAAATTACCCGAAGCCATGGAACAAGGCTCAAAGTATGGTATGGCAACCTTTGATGATGTGCTTTACAGGATGTATAAAGCCGGTACGATTGATGTTAAAACCGCACTGGAATACGCCGATTCTTATAATAACTTACAATTGAAAATTCGCATGAGTGATGGTAGTGCTGGCGATGAAGTATTTACTGAT
- a CDS encoding catalase, protein MSNKSKLTMTNGCPVADNQNVLTAGARGPMLLQDIWFLEKLAHFDREVIPERRMHAKGSGAYGVFTVTNDISQYTKAKIFSEVGKKTDVFARFSTVAGERGAADAERDIRGFALKFYTEEGNWDMVGNNTPVFFLKDPLKFPDLNHAVKRDPRTNMRSAQNNWDYWTLLPEALHQITILMSDRGNPRSYRHMHGFGSHTFSFINKDNERFWVKFHFISQQGIENLTDEEAEILIGQDRESHQKDLYESIEQGDFPRWDFKVQIMPEKDAKDYRFHPFDLTKIWSHSDYPLIDVGVLELQRNPDNYHAEVEQAAFNPASVVPGIGFSPDKMLQGRLFSYGDAQRYRLGVNHSQIPVNAPRCPYHSYHRDGAMRVDGNMGSTIGYEPNSQSEWQEQPETKEPAFDLYGSADHWDHREDDNDYYTQAGDLFRLMTKEQQQVLFENTARSVGGAEIDVQKRHIANCLKADPAYGNGIADALGLKA, encoded by the coding sequence ATGAGTAACAAATCGAAATTAACAATGACAAATGGATGTCCCGTTGCAGACAATCAAAATGTGTTAACAGCCGGTGCCAGAGGACCAATGCTACTTCAAGATATTTGGTTTCTTGAAAAGCTTGCCCATTTTGACAGGGAGGTCATCCCCGAACGTCGTATGCATGCCAAGGGTTCGGGGGCATACGGGGTGTTTACAGTCACTAACGACATTAGCCAATACACTAAGGCAAAAATATTTTCTGAAGTCGGTAAAAAAACGGATGTTTTTGCACGATTTTCGACTGTAGCCGGTGAACGTGGTGCCGCTGATGCAGAACGCGACATTCGAGGTTTTGCGCTAAAGTTTTACACTGAGGAAGGCAATTGGGATATGGTTGGTAACAATACCCCCGTGTTTTTCTTAAAAGATCCGCTTAAATTTCCTGATCTTAATCATGCTGTTAAGCGTGACCCACGCACCAATATGCGTAGCGCCCAAAATAATTGGGATTATTGGACACTATTGCCCGAAGCTTTGCATCAGATCACCATCTTAATGAGTGACCGGGGCAACCCGCGTAGCTATCGGCATATGCATGGTTTTGGTAGTCACACTTTTAGCTTTATCAATAAAGACAATGAACGATTCTGGGTGAAGTTCCACTTCATATCACAGCAGGGTATTGAAAACTTGACTGATGAAGAAGCTGAAATCTTGATTGGTCAGGATCGCGAAAGTCATCAAAAAGATCTGTATGAAAGCATTGAGCAGGGTGATTTTCCACGTTGGGATTTTAAAGTACAAATCATGCCTGAAAAGGATGCGAAAGATTATCGCTTTCACCCATTTGACCTTACCAAAATCTGGTCACATAGTGATTATCCGCTTATTGATGTGGGTGTGTTGGAGTTACAACGTAATCCTGACAACTATCACGCAGAAGTCGAACAGGCGGCTTTCAATCCTGCGAGTGTTGTTCCGGGCATTGGTTTTTCACCCGATAAAATGTTGCAGGGTCGCTTGTTTTCATACGGTGATGCACAACGCTATCGCCTAGGTGTTAACCATTCTCAGATACCGGTCAATGCACCTCGCTGCCCATACCATAGTTATCATCGTGATGGCGCGATGCGTGTTGATGGCAATATGGGAAGTACGATAGGTTATGAGCCTAATAGTCAGAGTGAATGGCAAGAACAGCCAGAAACAAAAGAGCCCGCATTTGATTTGTATGGTTCTGCTGATCATTGGGATCATCGTGAAGATGATAATGATTATTACACACAGGCAGGTGATTTATTTAGATTAATGACTAAAGAGCAGCAACAAGTACTGTTTGAAAATACAGCGCGTTCTGTTGGCGGTGCAGAAATAGATGTGCAAAAACGTCATATCGCTAACTGTCTTAAAGCTGATCCCGCCTATGGTAACGGTATTGCAGATGCCCTTGGCCTTAAAGCATAG
- a CDS encoding IS3 family transposase, with protein MKYAWITDQAKDYPVTILCRFMDVSRSCYYDWVSSPKTDREKENEALTEQLKNCLKTVARLMEPVVLKRKLAEKGVHISRRRIGRLMKKAGLFCKTKRRFKATTNSKHNKRISPNLLEREFTVSQPDRYYVGDITYIATKEGWLYLAVVIDLFSRQIVGWSMDERMKAKLVNDALLMAIWKRKPMDGLLWHTDRGSQYASDSHRKILSDHNIIQSMSRKGNCWDNAVSESFFHSLKTELTHHCRFKTRVEAKQAIFEYIEVFYNRAT; from the coding sequence GTGAAGTACGCATGGATAACTGATCAGGCTAAAGATTACCCGGTAACGATTCTGTGCCGTTTTATGGATGTTTCCCGTAGTTGCTATTATGATTGGGTTAGCTCTCCTAAAACGGATAGAGAGAAAGAAAATGAAGCGCTTACTGAGCAGCTAAAAAACTGTTTGAAGACAGTCGCAAGACTTATGGAACCCGTCGTCTTAAAAAGAAAACTGGCTGAAAAAGGCGTTCATATAAGCCGCCGGAGAATTGGTCGATTAATGAAAAAAGCCGGTTTGTTTTGTAAAACGAAGAGACGCTTTAAAGCGACGACTAATTCCAAGCATAATAAGCGTATATCTCCAAATTTACTGGAAAGAGAGTTTACTGTCTCTCAACCTGATCGCTACTATGTGGGTGATATTACCTATATTGCCACCAAGGAAGGCTGGTTATATTTAGCGGTTGTCATTGACTTATTCTCTAGGCAAATTGTTGGCTGGTCGATGGATGAGCGAATGAAAGCCAAGCTAGTCAATGATGCTTTACTGATGGCCATATGGAAGCGTAAACCAATGGATGGATTGCTTTGGCATACTGACCGAGGTAGCCAATATGCCTCTGATAGTCATAGAAAAATATTGTCGGATCATAACATAATTCAGTCTATGAGCCGCAAAGGAAATTGCTGGGACAATGCTGTATCAGAGAGCTTCTTTCATAGTTTGAAAACTGAATTGACGCACCATTGTCGATTCAAAACCAGAGTAGAAGCAAAGCAGGCAATATTTGAATATATTGAGGTATTTTATAATCGGGCGACATAA
- a CDS encoding sulfite oxidase heme-binding subunit YedZ encodes MKKIIDLAPKKKHRTAFSISLFLKNNFRSTWWFAVLISLLPLASLSYSFAIDQLGINPLETLTHSTGKWSLIFLILTLLITPLRRIVAWLSRKVHASYGKRMADWNWIIRLRRMLGLYCFFYAVLHLLIYLHYDLGWEWQYLWEDIEEKNYLLIGLITFTLLTLLAITSLNKIIRWMGKYWRRLHQLIYLISILVLVHFWMLVKVGVYSPLPYSIMIALLLIYRVIAHFGLLFNKPKDQGEILIER; translated from the coding sequence TTGAAAAAAATTATTGATTTGGCTCCCAAAAAAAAGCATCGGACAGCATTTTCCATCTCGCTCTTTCTAAAAAATAATTTTCGTTCAACCTGGTGGTTCGCCGTTCTTATTTCCCTATTACCACTTGCCAGCCTAAGCTATTCTTTTGCTATTGATCAATTAGGCATCAATCCCTTAGAAACCCTCACTCATAGCACCGGGAAATGGTCTCTCATTTTTCTGATTCTAACCTTATTAATTACACCTTTACGTAGAATAGTCGCTTGGTTAAGCCGTAAAGTCCATGCATCTTATGGCAAGCGTATGGCTGACTGGAATTGGATTATTCGTCTAAGACGCATGTTAGGTCTCTATTGTTTTTTTTATGCAGTCTTGCATCTGCTGATTTATTTACACTATGATTTAGGCTGGGAATGGCAATATTTATGGGAAGATATTGAAGAAAAAAATTATCTCTTGATTGGCCTGATTACTTTTACCCTACTGACATTATTAGCCATCACTTCGCTCAATAAAATCATTCGCTGGATGGGCAAATATTGGCGTCGATTACACCAACTTATCTATCTCATTAGCATTTTAGTTTTGGTGCACTTCTGGATGCTAGTTAAGGTCGGCGTTTATTCTCCCTTGCCTTATAGCATCATGATTGCTTTATTATTGATCTATCGTGTGATTGCTCATTTTGGGCTGTTGTTTAATAAGCCTAAAGATCAGGGTGAAATACTCATTGAGCGTTAG
- a CDS encoding transposase has protein sequence MNDQTKKPNKSYTSEFKESAVKLANETDQPVSQTARELGVNVNTLHTWISKYSKPVKTVANRSDEHIYDEVKRLKKELAKVIQERDLLKRPQRTLQGKLCEVRMDN, from the coding sequence ATGAATGATCAAACAAAAAAACCGAATAAAAGCTATACATCAGAATTTAAAGAATCAGCTGTCAAATTAGCTAATGAGACGGATCAACCCGTTTCTCAGACTGCCAGGGAGCTAGGTGTTAATGTAAATACTCTACATACCTGGATCAGTAAATATTCCAAACCGGTGAAGACGGTAGCCAATAGAAGTGATGAACACATTTATGATGAAGTAAAACGTCTGAAAAAAGAATTGGCAAAAGTGATTCAGGAGCGTGATTTATTAAAAAGGCCACAGCGTACTTTGCAAGGGAAACTTTGTGAAGTACGCATGGATAACTGA
- a CDS encoding IS66 family transposase → MPKDDDNDNPTGHSGSKKNNSGNGTSKSRKRKKKLAIHKTTVIKPDNLPEHSRFLGYQDYFVQELLIKPFNTRYRLARYKTPDGDTCIGKLSFDTHIGHFGHTLQSYIVYQYYHQRVTQPLIIQQLTELGFDISTGQINEILIHDKDHFHTEKNTLLTAGINNSTYIHVDDTGSRHDGKNGYCTHVGNETFAWFSSTRYKSRINFLQLLRGAAVDYTLNDAALDYMRAEKLPHKPLSVIEQSHQTCFDNEEAWKYYLQNNSIITQRHVRIATEGALLGALINSGFPSDLVIVSDDAGQFDILLHALCWIHADRVFQRILPLNERHDKELNWVHTQIWELFYDLKQYKLEPDDPLKSAIAEHFDELCRTKTSFETLNQALKRLARNKTELLLVLERPDIPLHNNLSENDIREYVIKRKISGSTRSKDGQLCRDTFVSLMWLYLTGHTT, encoded by the coding sequence TTGCCAAAGGATGATGACAATGATAATCCGACAGGTCATTCAGGAAGCAAGAAAAACAACTCAGGAAATGGGACTAGTAAAAGTCGTAAACGAAAGAAGAAATTGGCTATTCATAAAACCACCGTTATCAAACCAGATAACCTGCCAGAACATTCACGTTTTTTAGGGTATCAGGATTATTTTGTTCAGGAGCTGCTGATTAAGCCTTTCAATACTCGTTATCGATTGGCTCGCTATAAAACACCCGATGGTGATACCTGTATAGGAAAATTGAGCTTTGATACACATATAGGACATTTTGGCCATACATTACAGAGTTATATCGTTTATCAATATTATCACCAGAGAGTGACTCAGCCATTGATAATACAACAATTAACAGAATTAGGTTTTGATATTTCAACGGGTCAGATCAATGAGATTTTAATCCATGACAAAGACCATTTTCATACTGAAAAAAATACATTGCTAACTGCCGGTATCAACAATAGTACTTATATCCATGTTGATGATACGGGTAGTCGTCATGATGGAAAGAATGGTTATTGTACTCACGTTGGCAATGAAACCTTTGCCTGGTTTTCAAGTACTCGATATAAGAGCCGGATTAATTTTCTACAATTGTTACGAGGTGCTGCTGTTGATTATACGCTCAACGATGCAGCACTTGATTATATGAGAGCAGAAAAATTACCTCACAAGCCATTGAGCGTTATTGAACAAAGTCATCAGACTTGCTTTGATAATGAAGAAGCCTGGAAATACTATCTGCAGAACAATAGTATCATAACACAACGGCATGTTCGCATTGCCACAGAAGGCGCTTTACTGGGGGCATTAATTAACAGTGGCTTTCCAAGTGATTTGGTGATTGTGAGTGATGATGCAGGACAATTTGATATTTTGTTGCACGCATTATGTTGGATACATGCAGACAGAGTGTTTCAGCGGATACTACCACTCAATGAGCGACATGATAAAGAACTGAACTGGGTACATACTCAGATTTGGGAACTATTTTATGATCTCAAACAATATAAACTTGAGCCAGATGATCCGTTGAAGTCAGCGATTGCTGAACATTTTGATGAATTGTGCCGGACTAAAACAAGCTTTGAAACGTTGAATCAGGCACTGAAACGATTGGCAAGAAATAAAACAGAATTACTGCTGGTATTGGAACGGCCTGATATTCCTCTTCATAATAATTTGAGTGAAAATGATATTCGAGAATATGTTATTAAGCGTAAAATTAGTGGTAGTACACGCTCAAAGGATGGGCAACTTTGCAGAGATACCTTTGTCAGTTTAATGTGGCTATACTTAACCGGACACACAACTTAA
- a CDS encoding HTH domain-containing protein yields MTNLIETLKVYVNEVLGEITEVHQWPEASDMPFYLQELYEFYHIHILNRPCLLMVSLNSNDESPAIVKKHWNAVAKKYAGDIIYIVGTITSFNRKRLIEQNVPFIVPGNQLYLPTMGLDLREYFKSAKESALKPLSSVSQILLLRYILGYYKTSLPGKELAENLGYSRMTLTRAIKELEEKGLASSIIKGREKHLLFPLEATKLWSIAQPYFNNPVKKTIWITQPDSTFPALISGESALANLTMIAEPHNSVLALFVNEWTGLKKLLKLNECDKGEPHCTKLELWRYNPHLLTEDHIIDPLSLWLSLKLTPVSINDERIDQALEELIEKFWSNKL; encoded by the coding sequence ATGACTAATTTAATTGAAACACTTAAAGTCTACGTTAATGAAGTACTAGGAGAAATAACAGAAGTACATCAATGGCCTGAGGCTTCAGACATGCCTTTTTATCTACAGGAGTTATATGAGTTTTATCATATTCATATCCTTAATAGGCCTTGTTTACTTATGGTTTCATTGAATTCTAATGATGAATCTCCTGCCATAGTGAAAAAGCATTGGAATGCTGTAGCCAAAAAATACGCTGGCGATATCATTTACATCGTTGGGACAATCACTTCTTTTAACCGTAAACGTCTGATTGAACAGAATGTGCCTTTTATTGTGCCAGGCAATCAACTCTATTTGCCTACTATGGGTTTAGATTTACGAGAATATTTTAAATCTGCAAAAGAATCCGCTCTAAAACCTTTAAGTTCAGTCTCTCAAATACTCCTACTTCGATATATTCTGGGATATTATAAAACCTCACTTCCTGGCAAAGAATTAGCAGAAAATTTAGGCTACAGTCGGATGACATTAACTCGGGCAATTAAAGAGCTTGAAGAGAAGGGATTAGCCAGCTCTATAATAAAAGGTAGAGAAAAGCACCTACTCTTTCCTTTAGAGGCAACAAAATTATGGTCAATAGCTCAACCTTATTTTAACAACCCTGTTAAAAAGACTATTTGGATCACTCAACCTGATAGCACATTCCCTGCTCTTATATCTGGTGAAAGTGCATTGGCCAACTTGACCATGATTGCAGAGCCCCATAATTCAGTTCTGGCGCTTTTTGTTAATGAATGGACTGGTCTCAAAAAATTATTGAAACTGAATGAATGCGATAAAGGTGAGCCGCACTGCACTAAACTGGAACTATGGCGTTATAACCCACACCTTTTAACAGAAGATCATATTATTGATCCGTTGTCACTTTGGCTAAGTCTCAAATTAACACCTGTAAGTATAAATGACGAACGCATAGATCAGGCATTAGAAGAACTCATAGAAAAATTTTGGAGTAATAAATTATGA
- the msrP gene encoding protein-methionine-sulfoxide reductase catalytic subunit MsrP — translation MRSYKKTSYSKHSHTNEIENEVTDQSLYLNRRAFIEKSSRTIGAYSLGAMTLGSSSSLLLANSSLACENLGQLNKSQLDKGQLHNITQDKSNSLSEITRYNNYYEFSTNKEAVIHLAKVLTTEPWTLTIEGEVEKPIILDIDKILSSMPIEERIYRLRCVEGWSMVIPWSGFSLCHLLKLALPTSKAKYVEFVSLLRPEEMIGQRIDSLDWPYREALRIDEAMHPLTLIATGLYGQDLPKQNGAPLRLVVPWKYAFKSIKAITHIRLLEEQPISSWSKAASSEYGFYANVNPKVAHPRWTQRRENRIGEIKKRRTQMFNGYAEQVAHLYKGMNLEKNY, via the coding sequence TTGAGAAGTTACAAAAAGACTAGTTATTCTAAGCACTCCCACACGAACGAAATAGAAAACGAAGTCACTGATCAAAGTCTCTATTTAAACCGCCGGGCATTTATTGAAAAAAGTAGCCGTACCATCGGCGCCTATTCTCTCGGTGCAATGACTCTTGGCAGTAGCAGCTCTCTTCTATTAGCCAATTCCTCACTTGCCTGTGAAAACCTTGGTCAACTAAATAAGAGTCAACTAGATAAGGGGCAACTACATAATATAACTCAGGATAAAAGTAATAGCCTGAGTGAGATAACCCGTTACAATAATTATTATGAATTCTCCACCAATAAAGAGGCGGTGATTCATTTAGCCAAGGTATTAACCACCGAACCTTGGACTTTAACCATTGAAGGTGAAGTTGAAAAACCAATAATCCTTGATATTGATAAAATTTTATCCTCCATGCCCATTGAAGAGCGTATTTATCGTTTACGTTGTGTCGAAGGCTGGTCTATGGTCATCCCCTGGTCTGGTTTTTCTTTATGCCATTTATTAAAATTAGCACTACCGACATCAAAGGCCAAATACGTTGAGTTTGTCAGCCTATTACGCCCTGAAGAAATGATTGGTCAGCGTATTGACTCTCTGGATTGGCCCTATCGTGAAGCACTGCGTATAGATGAAGCAATGCATCCACTCACCTTAATTGCCACCGGCTTATATGGACAGGATTTACCCAAGCAGAATGGTGCGCCCTTACGTTTAGTGGTGCCTTGGAAATATGCTTTTAAGAGCATTAAGGCCATTACTCATATTCGTTTACTAGAAGAGCAACCTATTAGTAGCTGGAGTAAAGCGGCTTCATCCGAGTATGGTTTTTATGCCAATGTTAACCCCAAAGTCGCCCACCCGCGCTGGACACAGCGCCGTGAAAACCGCATTGGGGAAATAAAAAAACGCCGTACCCAAATGTTTAACGGCTATGCTGAACAGGTAGCCCATCTCTATAAAGGGATGAATCTTGAAAAAAATTATTGA
- a CDS encoding hemerythrin domain-containing protein gives MKRIEQLQNLSREHHQSLSLAQKAIKTHEAQNAETIEALCQTIVQDYPLTWMKHFQVEEETIFALFSESKTSEVSQLCQLLEQEHRQMDVYYEQMKNADYTVLGDFGILLKKHTRMEERQLFPLLEDVMTEEQLQSVFSASS, from the coding sequence ATGAAGCGTATTGAACAATTACAAAATCTTTCACGAGAACACCATCAGTCATTGAGTTTGGCACAAAAAGCCATTAAAACCCATGAGGCACAAAATGCCGAGACAATTGAGGCACTCTGTCAGACAATAGTGCAAGATTATCCGCTGACTTGGATGAAGCATTTTCAGGTGGAAGAAGAAACCATCTTTGCACTTTTTTCAGAATCAAAGACTTCTGAGGTCTCGCAGTTGTGCCAGTTGTTAGAGCAAGAGCATCGACAAATGGATGTTTATTATGAGCAAATGAAAAATGCAGATTATACTGTTTTGGGCGATTTTGGCATACTATTAAAAAAGCATACCCGAATGGAAGAACGGCAATTATTTCCATTGCTGGAAGATGTCATGACTGAAGAACAATTACAAAGTGTTTTTAGCGCATCAAGTTGA
- a CDS encoding IS1595 family transposase: MSKNKIQFQEGYSLFELFNDYGTDKQCRQALFKWKFPDGFVCPECGNKTYCTLEHRHLYQCHHCHHQTSATCGTIFDSTKLPLSKWFLAIHLMTQLKTAVSALELKRQLKVSYNTAWSMKQKIMQVMKERDDSKPLSGIIQIDDAYWGGEHRGGSRGRGSENKTPFVAAVSTNEDGHPIAMNLNVLKGFKSSEIKRWAQTHLTPGSTVYSDGLNCFPAVKEADCKHVPIVTGGGAASVDKIEFIWVNTMIGNIKNSMKGSYHSINSKHLPRYLAEFCYRFNRRFNLKDMMPRFLCVAMKTPPMNGKLLKMAELYG; encoded by the coding sequence ATGTCAAAAAATAAAATTCAGTTTCAAGAAGGTTATAGTTTATTTGAGCTTTTTAATGATTATGGCACTGACAAACAGTGCCGACAAGCCTTATTTAAATGGAAATTTCCTGATGGATTTGTTTGCCCAGAGTGTGGCAATAAGACTTATTGCACTCTAGAACATCGCCATCTTTATCAGTGCCACCATTGTCATCATCAGACATCAGCAACCTGTGGGACAATATTTGATAGTACCAAACTGCCTTTATCTAAGTGGTTTTTAGCGATTCATCTTATGACTCAATTGAAGACAGCGGTTTCAGCATTAGAATTAAAGAGACAGCTTAAGGTAAGCTACAATACAGCCTGGAGTATGAAACAAAAGATCATGCAGGTTATGAAAGAACGTGATGACAGTAAACCTTTATCAGGCATCATTCAAATTGATGATGCCTACTGGGGTGGTGAGCACAGAGGCGGCTCCAGAGGTCGTGGTTCAGAAAATAAAACACCGTTCGTTGCAGCCGTTTCTACTAATGAAGATGGACACCCGATTGCAATGAATTTAAATGTGCTTAAAGGGTTTAAATCCAGTGAAATAAAACGATGGGCACAAACTCATTTAACACCTGGAAGTACTGTTTACTCAGATGGGTTAAATTGTTTTCCTGCGGTTAAAGAAGCTGACTGTAAGCATGTTCCAATCGTCACGGGTGGTGGTGCGGCAAGTGTTGATAAAATTGAGTTTATCTGGGTTAACACTATGATAGGTAATATTAAAAACTCTATGAAGGGAAGCTATCATTCCATTAACTCAAAACATTTACCTCGGTATCTTGCTGAATTTTGTTATCGGTTTAATAGACGCTTTAACTTAAAAGACATGATGCCAAGGTTTTTATGCGTGGCGATGAAAACGCCACCTATGAATGGAAAGCTCCTAAAAATGGCGGAGCTTTATGGGTAA